GTGATTTTGAGAACCTGAAGAAGAGTCACTTTGTCCAACTTCGGCATAATTCCTAAAGTGACATCAGCACCTCCAGCACTATCTTCTATATAGTTTAAATCTGTCTAGCCAATAAAAATCTTTAGTGTCATACTAGTATGAAGCCATTATAGGGACCCCAACAAAATATATTCTCAGTAATAGAAATTTACATGAATATTACCAAGTAGAGGTGTGCTATTAAGGTACCCAGCACTGCATGAAGTAACAAGATCCCGCATTGGAATTCCAGCATCTGCAAGGGCCAGGGTTGCAGCATTGATACATGCAGATCTAGTTCCTGCCAAAAAGAAGAGCAGAAAAATCGATTAAAATTTTAAGCTCTCAGATAGATCTTCTCATTCTTGCTCAAACCAGAGAGCAGCTTCTTCAAATTCAATAGCAGTTTCTAGTAATTAAATTTGTTGATACACAGAACATGCCAGAACAGTCTCATTTGAATACAGAGCAAAAACAACAAAACAATCGGTCAACTCTCATCATACTTAAAAAGGACTGGCTTAAACAGAAGTACGCCACTTCAAATCCCATAGAATTATCAAGCAATTAAATTCAAAGTGATACATAGAAAGTGCTTTCAGAACAGTCCTGTTTAAATAAAATGGAAAAACAACAATACAAATCCATCAACTCTCAGCATACTTTGACAGTTTGATCCTTAAGTCCTCAACATGAACTGCCTTAAACAGAAGTACTACAAAGCAAACTAGTGAATGCAGCACAAATATAACTAATTCATAAGAAGGACGCATTACAAAATCTGAAATTACATTTTATCAATAGAACTTGGGACTGCACAGAAGATTGATATTTACCTCCATCTGCTTGGAGAACTTGCACAAAAATGTCTATCTGCAAAAAACATATACAACAATACAAGGTACAAGGTTCAGACCAAAAAAAAAGAAATACAAGGTACAAGGCTTCAGACAAGAACAACTGCGAAGTCAAGCAGAAAAACTTCCCAATATAATACAACTGAAACTGAGAATACCTGAGACCGAGGCATTAAGTTTGTCAAGATGCATTCTTCCATAGTTTGGCGAATAACTAGAGATATCTCTGTGGATCTCCTGAAAGCATCAAGGACTCAGAGATTAGTTATAATAATTTATTTAGTAATGGACACAACACTGTTATGCTAAACTTTAACAGAAGGTCATCTAAAGCGCATATGCTTGAAGACTGAAAGGGATTATAACATATAACCTATCACCCTTTGGTTTTCTCATTCGATCTCCAGTGCTAAAATTTGCCATGGTGTATTCACATCGCACCTATATTATTAACAATTAAAGAAAACAATACTTAGAGAGATAATAAATGCCTCTTAAGTTAACGTACTCAATCATCACATATATAAGTTCAGATTAGTTTACTAGACAGTGGTCTAGACAAAAATACATTACCAATGCATTGGCATTCAGTTGTTGGCTCCTATTTTGGACCTGAAAGAAAAAGAAAATTATAAATAGCTTGAACGATTATTCAACTAAAATGTGATAAGAATTTTGAAGTATAAATAATAAGTGTGCATGTTAGCTATAACTTAAGCTTGTAATATAACTATAGCAGTAGAAACCCAGAAATAAGTTACCCAACCTCTCTAGGGCCATACACAGCAGCAATAACTTTGGTGTTACCCATCTCAAACATAGCAGAACTGAAATTTGATAGCAAGATGAATTAATAACAACATCAAAGAAATTTATAAAAACAGGAAGCACGGGTAAGTAGTTAGAACCCGTCGGCTTTGGATACAACACCAATCTCTGCACGAATTTGCCTCATCTGGGATCAAATAGAAAAACAAAGATTAATCAACTAATAAAATAAATGAACACACATTAATTAATATAAAAGAAAATCAAAAGATAGGCAAATACTTCCATGGGACGGCGACCATCTAAACAGAGACCTTCAGGGCTGACGAACTCCATCTGTTGGAATATCATAACAACATCTTACAAAACTAGAACTAAAAATTGGATAATAGTAAAGAAGCCGATCATCATCTAATATGTAACATCAGAAAACCAAACTGCAAACTTCGACAATTAATCCACAATGGCTTTATTACAATAAGAACATCCTAGTTTACTAGTAGTTTCTTAGTCCTGCGTTTCAACTCTAGACAGTCCGTTCAAAGGTCAAATTCACATGATGTTAATGTCAATGCTGAGAACTACATCCATTACTTCATCTTGAACCAAGGTTATAAATGAAACTCTGTTTATTACAAACAAAATATGCCAGTAAAGGTTTTGTAAGGACTCAAATTTCATTCCAACTAGGTAATGCTGCCCGCGCCATTCTGTGGGTATATTATCAATATGGTTCAGCTTGACAATATCGTATTTACAAACATTAGATACATTATGTATCTACAAAAGGTGTTGTCTTTTAAAATCTGGTAGCTCAACCAATTGGTCATAGCACTGAGCTAAGTACTATGGTAACTAAGTGAGTGCTTAGGCTGGTGGTTAAGACAATGTGGAGAACAATTCAAGAAACAAAATCCCCATAAAACTGGTAAAAGTCTTGCCAATCCCACATCAATTGGTCTAATCCTTCCACAAAAATATAGTCTTTTAGAGTCATCTAAACTCATGTGCTGTATAAAAATAAATTGAGCATCTCTTCAAAATTGATCAGTTAAACAAAAAACATTTATTTCCTTCATAATGTAAATTTGAATGTGGGAATGCTAAATGAGATTAACAACAAAACCTACTCTAAACTCCCAAGCAAAGACTATGTTTCATATAACTATATCATTGCATGCAACATGATTGGTAGTTTGAAACCTCAAAACAAAGTCTCAATAGATATGAAAAATTGAAAATACAAACATTCTTTTACCAATGATTCCAACCACGTCTGTAAACATCAGTAATGGCTAAAATTGGAGGCAAAGCAAGTAGAACAATTTCTCATCCAAAAAAAATTAATGAATCAAACAGATTTCAGCTGTAAAAATTTAAGGCAAAGCAGAGAACCAATCACTCTAGGAGCCCATTACATTACAAAGCACATGGAATGAAAACCCCAGAAGGAATCGACCATATACCTTGACAATCTGATTGAGAAGAGCAACCCTGATTTTTTTTGGAGCCGCCAACACTTCAACTAAACGAGCAGGCTACTCATTTGAAAACTCGGGGTACAACTGTAGTTTCGTAAACATTGAGGGTCCAATTTGTAATTTTGAAAAACGGTAAATAGCGCCAGCCACAGCAACCTTTTCAGTTCTCGCTTCTCAGGCCTCGTCGCGCGGCGCCTTCTGTGCTCTGTTTTGCAGGTACTCTAATTTAATTGATTCATTCTGTGTTTTCAATGCTTCATTGATAGAAATCCGTCTTAGAAATTGGGCATTCAATCACCTACTCTATGGTTTTGTTTTTGGCCAAAAATTATGAAAATTCTTATGAAGAATGGCCTAGTTATATGTTTTTGAGAAATTATGGTGGGTTTATTCTACTGCCACCTTAAACTGGTTAGAACAAGATTCGGGTATTATAGTAAACTGGTCACAAAATTTGAGTATACAGTTACCCATTTGGATCAAATGGGCATTATCCCTATTCGTTTACAAGTTGCGGTTTGTTTACAACACTTAAACACGTATCCGCCATTGTGTTCCACTTATGAGATCTTCAAGGCTTTCTGTTTTTAGGTCAATATCATTGATTGATTGTTTGTTATCCAGACATTTATTCTACTCTTTTTTAAAGAAGGGTTTTATTTTACAATCTAAAGCAGTCCTAATAGTTGCTGCATGTGTTTATATTGGTGATAATCTCTCTGAAGTCTCCATGTTTACTCTCGATGTTCCATTTTCGATAAATTCCTGATGTCATAAACTAACTAGAGCAGGGTGGATGTTTGTAATGGCTACAGTTTCTGAAATTCGTTACGAAAAGAATTAAAAATTAAAAATTGGTGGTGGGGGTGCTGTTATTTGTTAAATGTGTAATCTTTTGCTGCATTTATGTTAGATTGAAAGACTAGCCATTAGTATGATGAGTTAGTTTGTTTATGTTTTAATTGTGTAAAAGTTTTCTTTTGATGTTCCTTCGCTTCATCTATTTGCATTTTGTCATTGGCTAGCAGTGCCGATTGCTATCGACCACCACCAACAGTGTTTCCGTTGTTATTACTATGGTTATCATAACCTTGTTTCGTGTTTGTGCCTCTGGCTCTGAGGTTTAACCTATACATCTGTAATTGAGCTATCACATGGTTGGGGTTAGTCTAGGTTTGGTTAATAATGATGGAGAAGATTCTGTTTCTTTCTGTTCAGTTTTTTTGATAGATTACTTAGAGTGAATCCCATTTGAGGTCGTATTTTATATGTGCATTCTGGTATGTACTCAATTGAAGTTGTATGCATTCTTTTTGATAGATTACTCAATTGAAGTTGTGTTTGATGAGGAGTGGCCTTGCGCCCTTTGCGAGAAAAGATTTACTCCTTAAAATTCTCTTTCAAATTCTGGAATTTTTGTGTATAAATATGGTTTACTCATATGTTTTTAACCATGTTGTACTTTGATAGATTTTGAGGAAAAGCCAGAGAAATGCCGCTTGGGCTAATAATGGGACTAGGAAGGGCATTTCGTCAAAAGCGAACGGCATCTCTTGACATTCTTTCCCCCAAACGAGCCCCAAGGAATTTTTACAAGGGCAAGAACTGCAAGCCCACTGGTTTCCACACCCGAAAAGGTTTGCTATCATTCCATTTTGACAATGCTCTCATTCACTTTTCTATAATAGTATAACACCACTCGATATGTTTCCTGAATTGCTCAAAATTTTGCAGGTGGATACGTTGTGGTGCAGGACAAACTACCCAACTATGTAGTCCCTGATTTAACTGACTTCAAGGTGGGCATATTTCTTTCCTTTCTTTCTGTTATATCTGGTGTGTGCATTCTGTTATCTATAAATTAGACCTCGATGCAATCTGTGGTTCTGCTAAAACCGACACTCCTTCTATTCTTTAAAAGAGACATTTGACTCTCAAAGCAGTTTACTACTCCTGAATTCTACAAGTACATACAAGTAGTTGTAAATCACTTTTTCTGTTGTTGGGTGCAGCTCAAACCATATGTATCTCAGTGCCCCAAAGAGGTTAAGACAGCAGAATCAGCCGGAGCAACTAAATAAGCAAATGAGGGCCAAGTATCTGATCTTTACTTATTGTTGTAATAGGAAATTAAGCAAGTCATGTTCATAGATTTTGTCTTGGTGATCATAAAGGGTACAAGACTAGTAGGTATATTCCATGTAGACCTTTTTTTGTTTTGAAATATCCATGTAGACCTTCTTGCTTGAAGGTATGAGCCTTAAAAACTTTTCAAGTTATAAGATTCCTTGGTCTAAGTGTTGCTTGATATTTGTTCAATTAGAAGGTAACTAGACTCATTTGTACCGTAAAGTGTTTGATGTTTCTTACCAAATCCTTGATAGTCAGATAGTAGCACAACGTTTGTTCTAGATATTCAAAAAGCTTCAGGACAGCTATAATTCACTATTTCCTTCTGCTATTGCTAGAAGCCTTGGTACTGCGTTTCTTTTGAGAGTGTATAATTTGAGGAAGGGAATATAAACAAGGGAAAATTTTTAGTACTAAGGGATGGGGAAATTGTGTTTAGTTAATAGCGTTTGTGTCAATGTATCATAGTTTCAAAGGGCTTGTTTTGCTCGGATGTTTATTGCCAAAGCCCCAGCCCCCTCACTGCCCATTTCAGTGACATATCTTAGTAGTTAGAGCAAGTCCACTTACCCTAAAAGCAAGACCCAGACCTTCGCCTTATCAAACGAAGACCCAGCCAGAAAAACCTTCCCTCCACCCTTGAAATTTCTTTAACCTGGGCCTTCACTGGGTCTTCGCCTGGGTCATAGGTGGTCTTCGCCTGGGTCATACCTATGACCCAGGCCTTCCTTTGCCAGCTCAACCCGATTCATGGGGCCATGGCGTCATCAACCACGTGAAGCACGCAAGGGGGCCGAGCGACGCCGGAACCAGTAAGTGGAGGCGATGCCGGAACCATGGCTTGCCGGAAAACTCAACATCGAAACAACCCAGAAACATAGAAATAGGGTTATTGAAATTACCTTACAAATTGGATTAGGATTCTCTCCTTGGCTCTTATTGAAAACACAAAAGATTTGTTGAGGGCCGGATTACCATCGGAATCGAAATTGGTCGCCGGAAATGCCAAGAACTCGTCGGACAGTGAGTGTTTCCTCCGTCGATCTCCTTTGTTGAGGGTTGCATGTGGTTATTGATTGAGGGGTTTTGGAGAGGGAGAGGAAAGGAATGTTTTGGTAGAGTTTGGTGGAGTGTGGTGGCCGGAAACGGCCGGAATCGACTAGAGAAGAAGGTGGCAGACGTGAGAGACAGAGAGAGAGAGAGAGAGAGAGAGAGAGAGAGAGAAGAAACGAAACNGNANNNNNNNNNNNNNNNNNNTNGNGAGAGAGAGAGAGAGGAAAAACACCAGTTTTGGTGTTTTGACCGGGTCAACACAACTCTCTTCTTTTAAAACAAAATGGGTGGCCGAGATTTGATCTAGCAATTTGATCCAAGGGTCCATATTAATTTGTTTTCATTATCCACAATTAATTACCTAATATAAAATTTATTAAATAGTCACCGCCACGTCACAACCGAGAAACATAAATAATGGATAGAAACTGCAGCCCAAAATCACTGTCACATGGCGTCCTAGGTCTCACCCATGACTTAGGCCTTCCCAACAAAGGCCCAGAGGGTGGACTTGCTCTTAGTATGACCCTAGTCACTCTAAGATTATGTAACTGTTAAAGCGACTCCAACCGTTTCCCCAAATCTTGTAATTTTTTTTTTTTTTTTTCCATTTTGAAAAAAAATTTGGTTATTTGCTCTAACAGATTTGGGGAACTTGAAGAGAGAGAGATTAAACTAAATTTTTCATATTTGCACAAACTCTATTATTTGAGAGAATGATTCTTTAAAATAGGAAGTTTGTTGGAGTTGTAGAAGAAAAATTGGACTTTGTGTTGAGGGAAATAGTATTTCACTATGTTCACAACTGCTCGCATCACACTCATTCGTGGGCCCGAGCCCTTAATAGAGCCTGACCTGGAGGTCCATCTTGAAGACGGATGCATAATGCACTCTTTATATTTACTTATTCCTATTTCCATGCAATAGGGCATGAAACCTTTTAGAAGATTTCCCCACTTGCATAAGCTATGCCACATGACACTTGTATGTGAGGAGAGAGTTAACACCCCACTTCTATAAATAGGGGTCACCTCCTCTCCTCATTGCCTCATGATTCATTATGTCAGGACCCACCCCGGAATTCACCCTGAAATCAAAAATAAACCCTGCGGGGACCACCTCCAAAGAAGATGCTACAAAAAATTCGGCATAACCTCCCTTGAAAATGGACAACCCTTCCTAAAGACACCTGCAAACACTTCTAAAATGAATCAAACTCCAACTTTATACTCCTAGAGCCTTTCGTGCTCCCACGATCACACCACCTCCCAACTATCTTTAAATAACAACCAAGGGTAATTCACACTCAACATTCCATGGTTTCATAGCAATTCTAATATTGAAGAAAAAATATAGAACTATATAAATGAGCGGAAGCTATACTATTGACTATGCCTCGACTCCATGTATGCCCGACCTCAACTAAGCTAACCTGCAATCTGGGCATTTAAAAAAACAAAGGGCCCAAGGGAGAAGCAATTTAAAATGTTAGAGCGAGTAGACAAAAATAAAATTTAAAAGAAAGAAATAATTAAATAAGAATTTATGCTTTCCCAATTTAATCTCTTTAGAAAAACCACGATGCATGTGATAAATAGTAAAACTCTTAACTCAGCAATTGACAATTACCGATTTACGCGACTAGCCCTGCTAGTCTCCAATATTATATGATATTGAGTCTCTCAGGCTCTAGTATATAAGTATGTATTTACACATGTCGGAATACTTCCCGTATGAATTGTTGTGAATTTAAGAATTCATACAAGACTACTACGCTTTCAACTAATCAAACCATAAAGCTAAGAGAGATGTGTGATCAGTCTAATTAATGAATATTATTGTAGCAGAGAGAGCTAAAGAAATTTTACGACGAGGTTGCAGCAGTTTGGCTAGATGAAATCAAACCAAGAAGAAGAAAGAAAAATGATAAGGAAAAACAAATTAATTTAACACAAAAATGGTAAATTGGTCATTTTTGTCTTCACATGCTTGCCACGTCAACAAACAGACGACTTGACAGGACCCACCCCGAATTTCACCCTGAAACCCGAGGTAAATCCTGCGGGGTCCACATTCAAGGAAAATTTACCGAAAATTCAGCATAACCTTCCTTAAAAATGGACAACCCTTACCTGAAAAATTAAACTTAACACTTCTATAACCAAACATCCATCCTCAACATCTGGAGCCTTCCTGCTCCCCAAGTTCAACACATCTCCCAATATAACAATTACTCAACTAAACTAAACCCACAACCAACAATAACCAACATTAATTCACTAACTGATTATCAGAGCATATCTAGAGTTAAATGTAAAACATTGAATAAAGAATAAGCGGAAGCAGCCTCTGACTATGCCTCAACTCCATGTACGCTCGACCTCCTTTAAAACTTAGCCTGCACACTGGGCATTTGAAACCAAAGGGCCCAGGGGAAAGTAACATAACAACGTTAGAATGAGTGGATGAAAAGTAATCAAGTAACTGATCGCAATATAACTAACCAAACTTAATTACTTCCCCATATTCCAATGATCAAGAAATCTGTTACATGCAAGTGTTGATAAAACCTCCATAAAGAAATTCCCAAGAAAACGGACTAGCCCCGCTAGTCAAGATATTGCCAAAGATAAATAATACCCTTTGTAAAAAAAAAGCACCAAAATAATGGACTAGCCCCGCTAGTCAAAAATAAATAACTTCAATAATATCATCTTTCAAAAAAAAAACCAGCCAATATGCAATTTAGTATGAAATCTCAAATTCGGAAATCATAAAGAAAATCCAAACTCAAATATCAAATTATCAATCCGAGCTCAAATCTCAAATAATTTCCAAAATCATTTCATATGCCGAAGTTATAATATATGCTCGGAAAATAAAATACTAAATTATAAAATCTTGCATGCATATTAATTAAAAACCAAAATGTCCACTCACAGATTTAGTCCTAAGCCTGACGAATTCCGAATCACTACTCAAGCGAGGTTCCCTTCGTATCCTGGCACAATAAATATGCTTAGGACCAAACTTAAATTCTGGAAAATTAAACATTTGAAAATAAACACCCAAATCTCTTCCACTTAACCCACTACTCTAACTAGGGTTAAGCTCACCGGATTTCCACCAAATTCCACCATAACCTTAATTCCTCAATTCTAACATTTTAGAATAAATATCAAGGAAATCCAACGGCCGGATTTTCATTCTAACAACCGGCACAATCCTTAATCTTTTAAAATCCCAAAACTTATCAAAACTTCTTCAAACGTTCCAAACTTCATACCATTAGACTCCCCTTAATTAAGCACATTTAAAACCCTGAAAAGCCTCTTTCCAGCGGCGGCCGACTCCGGCGACCCCTAATGGCTACCAAATTTTAACAGCATCTTTCTCTCAACATCCCAAACAACTTTCATGACCAACACTTAGCCCAATTCTAAGCCTAACTAGGGTAATCGAATCAAAACATCTAAAAATCCCCCAATTCAAACCTTAGCCCGAAAATCCTCCTACACACTTTGAATTGGATCATTACCTTCTAGGGAATTGTTACACACGGAGAGTACTTCCAAATGGGACTAAAATCACCGAAAATGGTGGCCGGAGGAGCGAGTTCCGGCGTCGGGACTCCATCACGCATTCGGACCTTCCGAGAGCTCTTCCTCCCTCACGGCGGCGCTAGGGCGGCTCCCACCGGTCCAAGAAGAGAGCTGGGTCGACGGCCGACCGTTTGGGACCGGTGCGGTGATCTCCGGTGGCCGGACGGCGACGGGCGACGTTGGGAAAGCTTCCGGCGGGAGAGGGCTCGGGGAAGAGAGGAGGGAAGAGAGAGAGAGAGAGAGAGAGAGAGAGAGAGAGAGAGAGAGAGAGAGAGAGAGAGAGAGACGANNNNNNNNNNNNNNNNNNNNNNNNNNNNNNNNNNNNNNNNNNNNNNNNNNNNNNNNNNNNNNNNNNNNNNNNNNNNNNNNNNNNNNNNNNNNNNNNNNNNNNNNNNNNNNNNNNNNNNNNNNNNNNNNNNNNNNNNNNNNNNNNNNNNNNNNNNNNNNNNNNNNNNNNNNNNNNNNNNNNNNNNNNNNNNNNNNNNNNNNNNNNNNNNNNNNNNNNNNNNNNNNNNNNNNNNNNNNNNNNNNNNNNNNNNNNNNNNNNNNNNNNNNNNNNNNNNNNNNNNNNNNNNNNNNNNNNNNNNNNNNNNNNNNNNNNNNNNNNNNNNNNNNNNNNNNNNNNNNNNNNNNNNNNNNNNNNNGAGAGAGAGAGAGAGAAAATGAGGTGGGCAGTGGGCCTTTTTCCCCTCTTATTGGCCCGGTCCACAGCTTAAAACATCCACAAAATAAAGCCTACTAGAATTTACCTCATTTTACCAATATAGTAACTTTCGTTTTTACGCCATAACTTCTTCATACGAACTCCGTTTTAAGCGTGCCACGTGTCCACGAACTCTGTTTAACGTCCTCTACAACTTTCATGAAGAAAGTTTTCCCAAATTCCAAACAGAAGAAAAAGTCAACTTTACGGTCCTTAAGTAGTAAACGGTTACTCAACACGGTAAAAGCCAAAGTAATACCAAGAGTAAATAACTGTAAAATAACTCAAGAACCGGGGTGTGACACGGCTTCGTTACATAATTTAAACAGAGGCTCGTTGATATCAAATATGTGGGTATCATATGGATAGTTTTTGTCAACTTGTCTTTACAACAACAGTTTAGAAACAGTTGCTAAATTTTTCTTTTCGTAAACTGATATCATTTTTCTATTTATTTTTTTGGACTAATTTCAATTTACACCTATTAACTTTAGGTCGATCATCATGTTAGTCCTTATTCTTTCAATTTCATCAAAAACACCCCTCGACTCTCAATTTTCATCAATCGTGTCCAAACCTCCGTTCTCCATCAAATTCCTCCGTCAAATAATGACGTGGCATTAAGAAGAAAGTCAAATTCCAAAAAAATAATCTTTCTTACAATTTTCCCCCATATTGATACACATCTCAGTTCCCATCACAACCCCCTAATGTTAGTGATTTTGGTGGGATTGAATGCAATTTGTCTATTTTGCCCTTTTTCTGTGAGCCCAGCGACTTCAAATTTGGTTTTTTTCTTGATGTCACGTCATCACTTGACGAAGGAATTAGATAGAGAACGGAGGTTTAGACACGGCTGATGAAAATTGAAAATCGAGGGGTGTTTTTGAAAGAAACTGAAAAAAGAACATGATGATCAACCTAAAGTTATCGGGGGTAGTTCTTTTTTTTTTTTTTTTTTTTTAATTTTGGTGTCGACCCGGTCCAAAATGCGCCTTCTAAGTCAAATAAAAATGTGGTACATCGTCTTCGTGGTAGAACAGACGGTGGCGATCGCACTGGTTGATACATATAAGCAGCGAAGAGCTAGGTCTAACCAAAGACTGACTGGGCTATTCTCGTTCGCTTCGTCAAATTGTTACAGCAGAGAATCTCCATGGCACCACCTCCAGGACCCTATTCTGGAACCAGCACCCTCGCCTTGGTATAATTCTCTCTCTATTTCTCTGTATCTAACTGCTATTTGGTTTTAACTGTTCAACCTAATTCGGAATTTGGGGGAACTCGCAGGTGGCTCGTGCTTCCGCATTCTCTCTTGGACTCGTCTATGGAAGCATTAAGCTCAAGGTCCTCAAGGTACCCAATTTTCCCTTCTTCTTGATTTTATTGGGTTTGTGAATTAAGTGTTTTTGCATCTTAGACAATTATATGCTAATTTTACAAATGCTTTGTATTAGATTATTTTAGTTTTGGTATGAGTGATCAGTGGCTAGAGCTGGATCATGTTTTTGATCATTTGAGCAGTTGATTAGAAGCCTAGTGTCGTTTGCTGACATAAGTTTATGTGCTGACCTTCCCATCGTTTGGCAAGATAGGCATTGTTATGATAGATGTCACTTCAAAATTTGTCAAAGATACAATTTTCATATGAATTGGGTTTGAGTTCGATGAAAACAATGCCTAAATCAGTAAGTACTTGATCTAATTGACTGTTCCCGATA
The window above is part of the Fragaria vesca subsp. vesca linkage group LG2, FraVesHawaii_1.0, whole genome shotgun sequence genome. Proteins encoded here:
- the LOC101304239 gene encoding exosome complex component RRP41-like, whose amino-acid sequence is MEFVSPEGLCLDGRRPMEMRQIRAEIGVVSKADGSAMFEMGNTKVIAAVYGPREVQNRSQQLNANALVRCEYTMANFSTGDRMRKPKGDRRSTEISLVIRQTMEECILTNLMPRSQIDIFVQVLQADGGTRSACINAATLALADAGIPMRDLVTSCSAGYLNSTPLLDLNYIEDSAGGADVTLGIMPKLDKVTLLQMDAKLSLDTFETVMQLAIEGCKAVADYIREILLENTKQLEYRRGT
- the LOC101294417 gene encoding 39S ribosomal protein L41, mitochondrial-like; its protein translation is MPLGLIMGLGRAFRQKRTASLDILSPKRAPRNFYKGKNCKPTGFHTRKGGYVVVQDKLPNYVVPDLTDFKLKPYVSQCPKEVKTAESAGATK
- the LOC101296160 gene encoding uncharacterized protein LOC101296160 translates to MAPPPGPYSGTSTLALVARASAFSLGLVYGSIKLKVLKAKAKSHQKAAAKAHH